The following coding sequences lie in one uncultured Mailhella sp. genomic window:
- a CDS encoding glycyl-radical enzyme activating protein, with protein MSPTLGTVFNIQKFSIHDGPGIRTLVFFKGCPLRCRWCCNPESQSPLPEHGYNPEKCFGCGRCVARCSRGVLSLNEERRLEIRRDLCHGECPDCAKVCPDKALVFYGRPYTVAEVMKVVEQDALFYTRSGGGLTVSGGEPLMQPEFLHDLCAEARRRRIDVAMETSGYAPEDVFLSAMPLIGHLLMDVKHLDDDVHRRVTGVSNRLILSNLQALRREFPHLSLRIRTPVIPGVNDSEDNLKATAELARSLGAEYELLPYHSMGRSKYASLGRPYPMGDVQLSKEAFAALQNCVSSL; from the coding sequence ATGAGCCCCACGCTTGGAACGGTTTTCAACATTCAGAAGTTTTCCATCCATGACGGCCCGGGCATCCGCACCCTGGTGTTTTTCAAGGGCTGTCCTTTGCGCTGCCGGTGGTGCTGCAATCCGGAATCTCAGTCGCCTTTGCCGGAACACGGATACAATCCCGAAAAATGCTTCGGCTGCGGCCGCTGCGTGGCACGCTGTTCCCGCGGAGTGCTCAGTCTGAACGAGGAACGCAGGCTGGAAATACGGCGCGATCTGTGCCACGGCGAGTGTCCGGACTGCGCCAAAGTCTGTCCGGACAAGGCGCTGGTGTTCTACGGCAGGCCCTACACCGTGGCCGAAGTAATGAAGGTCGTGGAGCAGGACGCGCTGTTCTACACCCGGTCCGGCGGCGGCCTGACCGTCAGCGGCGGTGAGCCGCTCATGCAGCCCGAGTTTCTGCACGACCTGTGCGCGGAAGCCAGGCGGAGAAGAATCGACGTGGCCATGGAAACCAGCGGCTACGCGCCCGAGGACGTGTTCCTTTCGGCCATGCCGCTCATCGGTCACCTGCTCATGGACGTCAAGCATCTGGACGATGACGTGCATCGGCGCGTCACCGGCGTTTCCAACCGGCTCATTCTTTCCAATCTCCAGGCGCTTCGACGGGAATTTCCTCATCTTTCGCTGAGAATACGCACGCCCGTCATTCCCGGCGTCAACGATTCCGAAGACAATCTGAAGGCTACGGCCGAGCTGGCCCGCTCTCTGGGCGCGGAATACGAGCTGTTGCCCTATCACAGCATGGGGCGCTCCAAGTACGCCTCGCTCGGACGCCCCTATCCCATGGGTGACGTTCAGCTTTCCAAGGAAGCGTTTGCCGCTTTGCAAAACTGCGTGTCTTCGCTATAA